The following coding sequences are from one Triticum dicoccoides isolate Atlit2015 ecotype Zavitan chromosome 4A, WEW_v2.0, whole genome shotgun sequence window:
- the LOC119285419 gene encoding rab3 GTPase-activating protein catalytic subunit-like — MGTSPSLPPPPPLRLPPTDPTRQTGKLPRDPAPPPTSSPASPREGIADAAMASTSSKHAKHRRIGEDDDEEEEAEEELGRFDDFTIASSWERFISEIEAICRQWLADGSKILMQKGAETVPSFENLYMVKRELKHGKRVYCMEYHFRKSAKGKYSYWDDDTHSTQLSFGVDEFLIIAPLSASGVVLDDPESTKLLSSVAIALSNCGSNWPAFVPVHDPSRKAYIGIQNMGTVFTRRFEADRIGSQVPIRLMHLEGLHELFLSKFVLSSTDFPAKVKVNFSMKLTYRTPEHDYDHEETLDSEATESIPESEVASQPRKQWDDDCPWAEWYSAEDPVKGFELTTIWGEKMFEESFEMAEVENASSFDADSWLLQPVVSPYMVDDFIGKFVGFASQLHLLVNAFESSAEAQFLEDFVADNSGQDNSKSSVAVPPPSVIDRVMKDLFNDEAGNSNYVEAENKYGRALKGAPSDSLFAQFCLHALWFGNCNIRAIAVLWIDFVREIRWCWEESERLPRMKTTSSIDLSACVIHQKLQMLAICIERKKSLNRKKDIDDAHKEKTSNSMAPDKIRKGSAGAVPSMMLINTFQEMHAPYTQDAPLMTEDMHEERLHAAEAFGNAVGLSGQLERDILSSDMSAFKAANPDAAFEDFIRWHSPGDWVSEDKSDGNPAWPPKGRLSQRMSEHGNMWRKIWNDAPALPVSEQKSLLDSVREGEKVVHYLETLRPQQLLEQMVCTAFKSSADILNKTTYGGFKLMKTKMDQLYATMASTLRSLQGKSDTSDLAGDLKRLCQVFEHIEKLLIFAASVHRKLIDAPRLAQSIFTDYFNYYLPKMGTSLESICYEKEFTTKEKVGMLEREAVSSLFRPPTANQSWRKVLSMGNLLNGHEPIQREIVFSVLEKLSNGHYSSPTPLSTDEQIETHRMYISGTSNDLWVALSVTSWD, encoded by the exons ATGGGCACAtcaccctccctccctcctcctcctccgcttcgTCTTCCCCCCACCGATCCAACGAGGCAGACAGGGAAACTTCCTCGCGACCCCGCCCCGCCGCCCACCTCCTCCCCCGCCTCGCCGAGGGAGGGGATCGCCGACGCCGCCATGGCCTCCACCTCCTCCAAGCACGCCAAGCACCGCCGGATcggagaggacgacgacgaggaggaggaggccgaggaggag CTCGGGCGATTTGATGATTTCACCATTGCTTCATCTTGGGAGAG GTTTATATCTGAGATAGAGGCAATTTGTCGTCAATGGCTAGCAGATGGCTCAAAGATCTTGATG CAAAAAGGTGCAGAGACTGTGCCTTCCTTTGAAAACTTGTACATGGTCAAGCGTGAACTGAAGCATGGGAAAAGAGTCTACTGTATGGAGTATCATTTTAGGAAATCTGCAAAAG GCAAATATTCGTACTGGGATGATGATACACATAGTACACAACTATCCTTTGGAGTAGATGAGTTTCTG ATAATTGCCCCCTTGAGTGCCAGCGGTGTTGTTCTTGATGATCCTGAATCAACTAAGCTTTTGAGTTCTGTAGCAATTGCATTGTCTAATTGTGGCAG CAATTGGCCAGCATTTGTACCTGTTCATGACCCTTCGCGAAAAGCATATATAGGAATTCAAAACATGGGAACTGTATTTACTCGAAGATTTGAAGCTGATCGAATTGGTAGCCAGGTCCCAATACGACTCATGCATCTGGAGGGTTTACATGAGCTATTCCTGTCAAAGTTT GTCCTATCCTCAACAGATTTTCCAGCAAAGGTAAAGGTAAACTTCTCGATGAAGCTTACCTACAGAACTCCTGAACATGATTATGATCATGAGGAGACTTTGGATTCTGAAGCTACCGAGTCAATACCAGAAAGTGAAGTTGCAAGCCAACCCAGAAAACAATGGGATGATGATTGCCCTTGGGCAGAGTGGTACTCTGCCGAGGATCCTGTTAAAG GTTTTGAGTTGACAACCATTTGGGGAGAGAAAATGTTTGAAGAGAGCTTTGAGATGGCTGAGGTGGAAAATGCTTCGTCGTTTGATGCtgatagttggcttcttcaaccagTGGTGTCACCATACAT GGTTGATGATTTTATTGGGAAGTTTGTTGGGTTTGCATCCCAGCTACATCTGCTAGTAAATGCATTTGAATCGTCAGCAGAGGCACAATTTTTGGAAGATTTTGTTGCAG ATAATTCAGGCCAAGACAATTCAAAATCTTCTGTTGCTGTGCCTCCACCATCTGTCATTGATCGTGTTATGAAAGATCTTTTCAATGATG AGGCTGGAAACTCAAATTATGTGGAAGCAGAAAACAAGTATGGTCGCGCTTTGAAAGGAGCACCTTCAGATTCTCTCTTTGCTCAGTTCTGTTTACATGCATTGTGGTTTGGCAACTGCAATATACGTG CAATAGCAGTCTTATGGATTGATTTTGTGCGCGAAATTCGTTGGTGCTGGGAGGAGTCAGAACGACTACCGAGGATGAAAACCACTTCTAGCATTGACCTCTCTGCTTGTGTAATCCACCAAAAACTACAAATG CTTGCGATATGCATTGAGCGGAAGAAATCATTGAATCGTAAGAAGGATATTGATGATGCACATAAAGAAAAGACttcaaatagcatg GCACCTGATAAAATACGTAAAGGATCAGCAGGCGCTGTCCCTTCAATGATGCTGATAAATACATTTCAGGAAATGCATGCTCCATATACTCAG GATGCACCTTTGATGACagaagatatgcatgaagaaaggcTCCATGCAGCTGAAGCTTTTGGCAATGCTGTT GGTTTATCTGGTCAACTGGAAAGGGATATATTATCTTCCG ATATGTCTGCTTTTAAAGCCGCAAACCCAGATGCTGCTTTTGAAGATTTTATTCGGTGGCATTCACCTGGTGACTGGGTGAGTGAGGACAAAAGTGATGGTAATCCAGCCTGGCCACCCAAAGGAAGGCTTTCTCAGCGTATGTCAGAACATGGGAATATGTGGCGCAAAATTTGGAATGATGCCCCAGCTTTGCCTGTCTCTGAACAGAAATCTCTGCTTGATTCTGTTCGAGAAGGAGAAAAG GTGGTTCATTACCTTGAAACTTTGAGGCCACAGCAGCTTCTTGAGCAAATGGTCTGCACAGCTTTCAAATCATCAGCTGACATTCTAAACAAGACCACATATGGTGGCTTCAAATTAATGAAGACTAAAATGGATCAACTATATGCTACAATGGCGTCGACATTAAGATCTCTTCAAG GGAAATCTGACACAAGTGATTTGGCTGGAGATTTGAAGCGACTTTGTCAAGTTTTTGAGCATATAGAGAAGTTGCTGATTTTTGCTGCTTCGGTCCACCGAAAACTTATAGATGCTCCAAGACTGGCTCAATCAATTTTTACCGACTACTTCAATTACTATCTTCCAAAAATGGGAACCAGCCTGGAAAGTATTTGTTATGAAAAG GAGTTCACTACTAAGGAAAAGGTGGGGATGCTTGAAAGGGAGGCTGTATCAAGCCTGTTTCGTCCCCCTACTGCCAATCAGTCATGGAGGAAAGTTTTGAGCATGGGAAATCTTTTGAACGGGCATGAACCAATACAAAGAGAGATTGTATTCTCAGTTCTGGAGAAACTAAGCAACGGTCACTATTCGAGCCCAACTCCGTTATCTACAGACGAACAGATTGAGACACATAGGATGTATATATCTGGTACATCTAATGATCTCTGGGTTGCTTTATCCGTGACATCCTGGGACTGA